One region of Acomys russatus chromosome 8, mAcoRus1.1, whole genome shotgun sequence genomic DNA includes:
- the Gp1bb gene encoding platelet glycoprotein Ib beta chain, producing the protein MLRAHPSASLPGPRGALSLLLLLLAPPSHPASGCPAPCSCAGTVVDCGRRGLTWASLPAAFPPDTTKLVLTGNNLTALPPGLLDALPALREALLGANPWHCDCRLLPLRAWLAGRPEREPYRDLRCVAPAALRGRLLPYVAEDELRAACAPGLLCSGALVAQLALLALGLLHALLLALLLSRLRRLRARARARVFRELSLTGPLVAESAGGDTS; encoded by the coding sequence ATGCTTCGGGCTCATCCTAGCGCTTCTCTTCCAGGGCCGCGCGGGGCGCTGagcctgctgcttctgctgctagCGCCGCCCAGCCATCCAGCCTCTGGCTGCCCCGCGCCCTGCAGCTGCGCAGGGACGGTCGTGGACTGTGGGCGCCGCGGGCTGACCTGGGCCTCGCTGCCGGCCGCCTTCCCTCCCGACACCACCAAACTGGTGCTGACCGGCAACAACCTCACCGCGCTGCCGCCCGGGCTTCTGGATGCGCTGCCTGCGCTGCGCGAGGCGCTCCTGGGAGCCAATCCCTGGCACTGTGACTGCCGCTTACTGCCGCTGCGCGCCTGGCTGGCCGGCCGCCCCGAGCGCGAGCCCTACCGCGACCTACGCTGTGTCGCGCCCGCCGCGCTGCGCGGTCGCTTGCTGCCCTACGTAGCCGAGGACGAGCTGCGGGCCGCCTGCGCGCCTGGCCTGCTCTGTTCGGGAGCTCTGGTGGCGCAGCTCGCACTGCTGGCCCTCGGGCTGCTACATGCGCTACTGCTGGCGCTCTTACTGAGTCGCCTGCGGAGgctgcgtgcgcgcgcgcgcgcacgcgtttTCCGTGAGTTATCGCTCACAGGCCCGCTGGTGGCGGAGTCGGCCGGAGGTGATACATCCTAA